A genome region from Paludibacterium sp. B53371 includes the following:
- the erpA gene encoding iron-sulfur cluster insertion protein ErpA — MTETTEVLSPINFTDSACSKVRELIAEEGNPDLKLRVFVTGGGCSGFQYGFTFDELVNEDDTQIAREGVTFLVDPMSYQYLVGAEIDYQESLEGSQFVIKNPNATTTCGCGSSFSV, encoded by the coding sequence ATGACTGAAACGACTGAAGTGCTGTCCCCGATCAATTTCACCGACAGCGCATGCAGCAAGGTGCGCGAACTGATCGCTGAAGAAGGTAACCCCGATCTGAAACTGCGGGTGTTCGTCACCGGTGGTGGTTGTTCCGGCTTCCAGTACGGCTTCACCTTCGATGAGCTGGTGAATGAAGATGATACCCAGATCGCCCGCGAAGGCGTGACCTTCCTGGTGGATCCGATGAGCTACCAGTATCTGGTCGGCGCGGAAATCGATTATCAGGAAAGCCTGGAAGGCTCCCAGTTCGTCATCAAGAATCCGAATGCCACTACCACCTGCGGTTGTGGATCTTCGTTCTCGGTGTAA
- a CDS encoding CheR family methyltransferase yields the protein MDKQPPLTMPKVEFSREFNFTDADFERIRKLIYKEAGISLNTSKKDMVYGRLVRRIRELKLAGFAAYLDLLESIQGKREFEQFVNALTTNLTFFFREEHHFPLLAEHLKKRVAAGATEINIWCAASSTGEEPYSLAMTALETLRGTGPKVNIVATDLDTLVLETGRKGIYPADKVARLPTGHASKYFDKLPDGTYQAKSQLRNMITFSRLNLIEPQWSVHKQFDAIFCRNVMIYFDRDTQFAILKRFAPLLRPDGLLFVGHSENFYFASDYFRLRGKTVYEHAPRGDAGHKPGELAKGR from the coding sequence ATGGACAAGCAGCCACCTCTGACGATGCCCAAGGTTGAATTCAGCCGCGAATTCAATTTCACCGACGCCGACTTTGAACGTATCCGCAAGCTGATATACAAAGAGGCCGGGATTTCGCTGAATACCTCCAAGAAGGACATGGTTTACGGTCGCCTGGTGCGCCGTATTCGCGAACTGAAACTGGCAGGTTTTGCGGCCTACCTGGACTTGCTGGAATCAATCCAGGGCAAGCGCGAGTTCGAACAGTTCGTCAATGCCCTGACCACCAACCTGACTTTCTTCTTCCGCGAGGAGCATCATTTTCCGCTGCTGGCGGAACATTTGAAGAAGCGGGTGGCGGCAGGGGCGACCGAGATCAATATCTGGTGTGCCGCTTCGTCGACAGGCGAAGAACCTTATTCCCTGGCCATGACCGCACTGGAAACGCTGCGCGGCACCGGTCCGAAGGTCAATATTGTCGCCACGGACCTGGATACGCTGGTGCTGGAAACCGGTCGCAAGGGGATCTATCCCGCCGACAAGGTGGCCAGGCTGCCCACGGGGCATGCCAGCAAGTATTTCGACAAATTGCCGGATGGTACCTATCAGGCGAAATCCCAGCTGCGCAATATGATCACCTTCTCCCGGCTGAATCTGATCGAGCCGCAGTGGTCGGTGCACAAGCAGTTTGACGCGATCTTCTGCCGCAATGTGATGATCTACTTTGATCGCGATACGCAGTTCGCGATCCTCAAGCGCTTTGCCCCCTTGCTGCGTCCCGATGGTTTGTTGTTTGTCGGTCACTCCGAGAATTTCTATTTTGCTTCGGATTATTTCCGCCTGCGCGGCAAGACCGTGTATGAGCATGCCCCCAGGGGCGATGCCGGGCATAAACCGGGCGAGCTGGCCAAGGGACGTTAA